The following are from one region of the Simiduia agarivorans SA1 = DSM 21679 genome:
- the ggt gene encoding gamma-glutamyltransferase, whose translation MPVLTGLRLLFCLVLLLWCTVAHSQPADEPAYAQANTRGAVATVHPLATRAGMDVLAKGGNAVDAAVAAAVALGVVDGHNSGIGGGAFVLIRTADGKLLALDGRETAPAKAHRDMYVVDGEADTSLSQMGPLASGVPGSVLAYEMAIEQAGAKVYADVLAPAIRLAEEGFEIDNIFAGRLARSADRLARFDGSRAVLLGPDGNPWPRGHTLVQKDLANTLKAIADEGSDYFYQGGFARAVDQWMAANGGLLSAADFAGYKVIARSPILFDYRGYQVVGFPPPSSGGVHTAQILGMLEGHDLKALKDGERYHLIGEAMKLAFADRAHWLGDPDFTQVPKALVSRDYIAAQAGRILLNRALDVTEPGDPLATAEGEPAITDEPASEQDLFFKHTTHIAAADAAGNWVAITTTVNTDFGSKVIVPGTGVVMNNQMDDFSVQPGVPNAYGLVGTEANSVQPGKRPLSSMSPTIVLKDGKPVMTVGAAGGPTIITQVVQAIINHLDLGLPLEEALAKSRIHQQWRPDMLFVEANMPAGVRQELVSRGHKLKEMGPYGSTQAIALDAQGTLIAVSEPRLKARNK comes from the coding sequence ATGCCTGTACTCACTGGCCTCCGTCTGCTTTTTTGCCTCGTGTTGTTGTTATGGTGCACTGTTGCCCATAGCCAGCCAGCAGATGAACCTGCATATGCCCAAGCCAATACCCGCGGCGCCGTCGCAACGGTACATCCATTAGCGACCCGAGCGGGCATGGATGTGCTGGCCAAAGGTGGCAATGCCGTCGATGCGGCGGTGGCTGCAGCCGTTGCGCTGGGCGTGGTGGATGGTCATAACTCTGGCATTGGCGGCGGCGCATTTGTACTGATCCGCACCGCCGATGGCAAACTGCTGGCTTTGGATGGGCGGGAAACCGCACCCGCCAAGGCACACCGCGATATGTATGTGGTGGACGGCGAGGCCGATACCAGCCTGAGCCAGATGGGTCCGTTGGCGTCGGGAGTGCCGGGCTCGGTACTGGCATACGAGATGGCGATTGAACAGGCCGGCGCCAAAGTCTATGCCGATGTGCTGGCGCCCGCCATCCGCCTGGCGGAAGAAGGCTTTGAAATAGACAATATTTTTGCCGGGCGCCTGGCGCGCTCAGCCGATCGACTGGCCCGCTTCGATGGCAGCCGGGCGGTATTGCTGGGACCAGACGGCAATCCCTGGCCGCGCGGTCATACCCTGGTGCAAAAAGACCTGGCCAACACCCTCAAAGCCATCGCCGATGAGGGCAGTGACTACTTTTACCAAGGGGGCTTTGCCCGTGCGGTGGATCAATGGATGGCTGCCAACGGCGGACTGTTAAGTGCCGCTGATTTTGCCGGCTACAAGGTGATCGCGCGCAGCCCGATTCTGTTTGACTACCGTGGCTACCAGGTGGTGGGGTTTCCGCCGCCCAGCAGTGGCGGCGTACACACGGCCCAGATTCTGGGCATGCTGGAAGGCCATGACCTCAAAGCCCTGAAAGACGGGGAGCGTTACCACCTGATCGGAGAAGCCATGAAGCTGGCCTTTGCCGATCGCGCTCACTGGTTGGGCGATCCGGATTTTACCCAGGTGCCGAAGGCATTGGTGAGTCGCGACTATATTGCGGCGCAGGCGGGGCGTATTTTGCTGAACCGCGCATTGGATGTGACCGAACCGGGAGATCCGCTTGCTACTGCCGAGGGTGAGCCGGCTATAACCGACGAACCTGCATCCGAACAAGATTTGTTTTTCAAGCATACGACCCATATTGCCGCTGCAGATGCCGCCGGCAACTGGGTGGCAATCACCACTACGGTCAATACGGATTTTGGCTCCAAAGTCATCGTGCCTGGTACCGGCGTGGTCATGAACAATCAGATGGATGATTTTTCGGTGCAGCCAGGTGTGCCGAACGCCTATGGCCTGGTGGGCACGGAGGCCAACAGTGTTCAGCCCGGCAAGCGCCCCTTGTCGTCGATGTCGCCCACCATCGTATTAAAGGATGGTAAACCGGTGATGACGGTAGGCGCAGCAGGTGGGCCAACTATCATTACCCAGGTGGTGCAGGCGATCATTAATCATCTGGACCTGGGCCTGCCTCTGGAGGAGGCCTTGGCAAAAAGCCGGATTCATCAGCAATGGCGACCGGACATGTTGTTTGTTGAAGCCAATATGCCGGCCGGTGTCAGACAAGAGCTGGTGAGCCGGGGGCACAAACTGAAGGAAATGGGGCCCTATGGTTCGACTCAGGCGATTGCGTTGGATGCGCAGGGAACCCTGATCGCTGTTTCAGAGCCCCGGCTCAAGGCGCGCAACAAGTAA